One segment of Tamlana crocina DNA contains the following:
- a CDS encoding altronate dehydratase family protein — translation MQKKLIKVNSSDNVAVALVNLKAGEVIPFEGEDIKILSDVKSKHKIALEKFESGARIIMYGVLVGSANGVIEKGDVLTTENVKHQIEKVFEKTESFSWTPPNVDKWKDRTFMGYHREDGQVGTENVWLFFPLVFCENKNIEKLKEIFERELLKKKVNPHQMLLRSLVSGGDDVEVVEEPKDVFENLDVKFITHPGGCGGIRQDSEVLAKLLAGYVNNPNVAGATVLSLGCQNLQISIFKDALDAINPNLNKPVLIYEQQQMGTVDEMLSIIVKDSFLAMKEANNIQRKPAPLSKLKVGLECGGSDGFSGISANPTLGAVSDLLVALKGTAVLAEFPELCGVEQELVNRCVDEKDGEKFLELMKSYEKSVVAAGSGFDMNPSPGNIKDGLITDAMKSAGAAKKGGTSPVVSVLDYAEYIHKPGLNLLCTPGNDVESTTGLVGSGANVVLFTTGLGTPTGNPIAPIIKVSSNTELKEKMFDIIDIETGAVIRGEKTIDEMAEEMLDFIIEVASGRIKTKAKLLSQDDFIPWKRGVSL, via the coding sequence ATGCAAAAGAAACTTATAAAAGTAAATTCATCCGATAACGTTGCCGTTGCTTTGGTGAATTTGAAGGCTGGTGAAGTAATACCCTTTGAGGGCGAGGATATAAAGATTCTTTCCGATGTTAAATCGAAGCACAAAATAGCTTTGGAAAAATTTGAATCGGGCGCCCGTATTATCATGTACGGTGTGTTGGTTGGTTCGGCAAACGGTGTTATTGAAAAAGGCGACGTGTTGACTACCGAAAACGTAAAGCACCAAATTGAAAAGGTTTTCGAGAAAACCGAATCCTTTAGCTGGACGCCACCAAATGTTGATAAGTGGAAAGACCGTACCTTTATGGGCTACCATAGGGAAGACGGACAAGTAGGAACCGAGAACGTTTGGTTGTTTTTCCCATTGGTATTCTGCGAAAACAAGAATATTGAAAAACTAAAGGAAATATTTGAAAGAGAGCTTTTAAAGAAAAAAGTGAATCCGCATCAAATGTTGTTACGTTCATTGGTAAGCGGCGGAGATGATGTTGAGGTTGTTGAAGAACCGAAAGACGTTTTTGAAAACCTGGACGTAAAATTTATTACCCACCCCGGAGGATGCGGTGGTATCCGTCAAGATTCAGAAGTGTTGGCCAAACTTTTGGCCGGTTATGTTAACAACCCTAACGTAGCGGGTGCGACAGTACTAAGTTTAGGATGCCAAAATTTACAAATAAGTATTTTTAAAGATGCTTTAGATGCCATTAACCCTAATCTGAATAAGCCTGTTTTAATATACGAACAGCAACAAATGGGGACGGTAGATGAAATGCTATCAATAATCGTTAAAGATTCGTTCCTAGCGATGAAAGAAGCCAACAACATACAACGTAAACCAGCACCATTATCAAAATTAAAGGTAGGTTTGGAATGTGGAGGTTCTGATGGTTTTTCAGGTATTTCTGCAAACCCGACTTTGGGAGCGGTTTCAGACTTATTGGTGGCTTTAAAAGGAACAGCTGTTTTAGCCGAATTCCCAGAATTATGCGGGGTGGAGCAAGAATTGGTTAACCGATGTGTTGATGAGAAAGATGGCGAGAAGTTTTTAGAACTGATGAAGTCTTATGAAAAATCGGTTGTCGCTGCAGGTTCAGGTTTCGATATGAATCCGTCGCCAGGAAACATAAAGGACGGATTGATTACCGATGCCATGAAATCGGCCGGAGCAGCAAAAAAAGGAGGCACTTCGCCCGTTGTTAGTGTTTTAGATTACGCCGAATATATTCACAAACCTGGGTTGAACTTATTGTGTACTCCTGGAAACGATGTAGAGAGTACAACAGGTTTAGTGGGGTCTGGCGCAAACGTAGTGTTGTTTACAACGGGTTTGGGAACGCCAACAGGAAATCCTATTGCACCGATTATTAAGGTGTCATCTAATACCGAACTAAAGGAAAAAATGTTTGATATTATAGATATTGAAACCGGAGCGGTTATCCGTGGCGAAAAAACGATTGATGAAATGGCTGAGGAAATGCTGGATTTCATTATCGAGGTGGCTAGCGGAAGAATAAAAACCAAAGCCAAACTGTTGAGCCAGGACGACTTTATTCCTTGGAAAAGAGGCGTATCGCTTTAA
- a CDS encoding LacI family DNA-binding transcriptional regulator, translated as MSKKTTIYDIAKKLNITAATVSRALNNNPKISEATRALVLKTAAKMNYEQNKLALALKSGKSFNVGVIVPRIDSNFFASVIRGIEEELHPEGYHVIICQTHDQKSLELTNVNSLLNAQVDGVLMSISNANDPDKPENKKDLNSAENDIFNNILKKNVPLIFFDRKKDIKGVSSVIIDDFKGAYDATQHLIDQGKKRIAHLSNNREIGIFNNRYLGYKQALLDNGIEFDENLVIKCFSKVDEGRKVAKKLLEMKEPPDAIFSVSDFSALGAIQEILEQGYKIPEDISVVGFSNEPFTKFMELSISSVDQSPTEMGRIVAKVFLEEVNNDSKIKSEKHVVLSPELMIRKSSLSPAVTA; from the coding sequence ATGAGCAAAAAAACCACCATTTACGACATAGCAAAAAAACTAAATATTACTGCAGCAACCGTTTCCAGAGCATTAAACAACAACCCTAAAATAAGTGAAGCCACAAGAGCACTGGTGTTAAAAACAGCGGCCAAAATGAACTACGAGCAAAATAAATTAGCTCTAGCTTTAAAAAGCGGTAAAAGTTTTAATGTGGGCGTAATTGTTCCGCGTATCGACTCTAATTTCTTTGCCTCGGTTATCCGTGGTATTGAGGAAGAGTTGCATCCTGAAGGATATCATGTTATAATTTGCCAAACCCACGATCAGAAAAGTCTGGAATTAACAAATGTTAACTCCCTGTTAAATGCTCAAGTTGATGGTGTCCTTATGTCCATTTCTAACGCAAACGATCCTGATAAGCCAGAAAACAAAAAAGATCTTAATTCTGCTGAAAATGATATTTTTAATAATATACTTAAAAAGAACGTTCCACTGATATTTTTTGATAGAAAAAAGGATATAAAAGGAGTAAGTTCTGTGATTATTGATGACTTTAAAGGCGCTTATGATGCCACACAACATTTAATAGACCAAGGCAAGAAACGTATAGCTCACCTTTCCAACAACCGAGAAATTGGTATTTTCAACAACCGCTACTTAGGCTATAAACAAGCGCTTTTGGATAACGGAATTGAATTCGACGAAAATTTGGTGATTAAATGTTTTAGTAAAGTTGATGAAGGCCGAAAAGTAGCCAAAAAGCTTCTAGAAATGAAAGAACCGCCCGATGCCATTTTCTCTGTAAGTGATTTTTCAGCGTTGGGAGCCATTCAGGAAATTTTGGAGCAGGGCTATAAAATACCTGAAGATATAAGTGTGGTTGGTTTTAGTAATGAGCCATTTACCAAATTTATGGAACTTTCAATTTCTTCAGTAGATCAATCACCAACCGAAATGGGACGAATTGTCGCCAAAGTATTTTTGGAAGAAGTAAATAACGACAGTAAAATTAAATCTGAAAAGCATGTAGTACTGAGTCCAGAATTGATGATTAGGAAATCTTCCCTTTCACCGGCAGTAACAGCGTAA
- a CDS encoding aldose epimerase family protein: MKVLKRSFFSILLLAFIGLITYCKTLKKENQSETMDVPAEKTSAITKSEYGKMPDGTIVEQYVLKNANGVEMEVITYGGRITSLKVPNKDGESENVVLGFNNLDGYLGDNPYFGALIGRFGNRIAKGKFSLNGEVYSLATNNGPNHLHGGLKGFDRVVWSAEPIEGGERPALKLTYLSADVEEGYPGNLNVTVVYTLTNDNTLEVDYSATTDKATVINLTQHAYFNLTGDFSKDILNHEVAINAGAFLPVDGTLIPTGEIRKVAGTPFDFNSAKTVGKEINAENEQLELGNGYDHCWVLNGEKGNLRLSASAFDKESGRFMEVFSTEPGMQFYTGNFLDGTLSTPSGGVYAKRSGFCFETQHFPDSPNQKDFPSVVLKPGETYTSKTSFKFSVKKEE, translated from the coding sequence ATGAAAGTTTTAAAACGTTCTTTTTTTAGTATTTTGCTCCTCGCATTTATAGGTCTAATTACCTATTGTAAAACATTAAAAAAAGAAAATCAGAGCGAAACTATGGACGTTCCAGCAGAAAAGACATCAGCAATTACCAAATCCGAATACGGAAAAATGCCAGATGGCACCATCGTAGAACAATATGTGCTAAAAAATGCCAATGGCGTTGAAATGGAAGTGATTACCTATGGCGGAAGAATAACCTCCTTAAAAGTGCCTAATAAAGATGGCGAATCCGAAAACGTGGTCTTGGGCTTTAATAATTTAGATGGTTATTTAGGAGATAATCCGTATTTCGGTGCGCTTATCGGCCGTTTTGGAAACCGTATCGCAAAAGGTAAATTCTCATTAAATGGAGAAGTATACAGTTTGGCAACGAATAATGGACCGAATCATTTACATGGAGGATTAAAGGGATTCGACCGTGTAGTTTGGTCGGCTGAACCTATTGAAGGAGGTGAAAGACCAGCGTTAAAATTAACTTATTTAAGTGCAGATGTGGAGGAAGGCTACCCCGGAAACCTGAACGTTACCGTAGTTTACACCTTAACCAACGATAATACTTTGGAAGTGGATTACAGTGCAACAACCGATAAAGCTACGGTAATCAACTTAACGCAGCATGCTTATTTCAACCTTACTGGAGATTTCAGTAAAGATATTTTAAACCATGAGGTAGCTATTAATGCCGGTGCGTTTTTGCCGGTTGATGGCACTTTGATTCCTACTGGAGAAATTAGAAAAGTAGCGGGTACGCCGTTCGATTTTAATTCAGCAAAAACCGTTGGAAAAGAAATAAATGCCGAAAACGAGCAATTGGAACTTGGCAATGGGTACGACCATTGTTGGGTTTTAAATGGAGAAAAAGGAAATTTGCGTTTGTCGGCGTCAGCTTTCGATAAAGAAAGTGGCCGTTTTATGGAGGTTTTTTCAACCGAACCGGGTATGCAGTTTTACACGGGGAATTTCTTGGACGGAACTTTGTCCACTCCAAGCGGAGGAGTATATGCCAAGCGTTCAGGGTTTTGTTTTGAAACCCAACATTTCCCAGATTCGCCAAACCAAAAAGACTTTCCTTCAGTGGTTTTAAAACCTGGAGAAACCTATACATCAAAAACTTCATTCAAATTTTCTGTGAAAAAAGAAGAATAA